One part of the Leptolyngbya sp. FACHB-261 genome encodes these proteins:
- a CDS encoding mannose-1-phosphate guanyltransferase, giving the protein MRAVLMAGGSGTRLRPLTCDLPKPMVPVLNRPIAEHIINLLKRHSITEVIATLHYLPDVMRDYFQDGTDFGVQMTYAVEEDKPLGTAGCVKNIGSLLDDTFLVISGDSITDFDLTAAIRFHRERGSKATLILTRVNEPMEFGVVITDVEGRITRFLEKPSSSEIFSDTVNTGTYILEPEVLSYLRANEESDFSKDLFPLLLAKDEPMYGYVAEGYWCDVGSLDTYRQAQYDGLMGKVKIEFAYPERSPGVYVGSNTSIHGEALLEPPVLIGDNCRIGARAQLSAGTVVGDNVTIGADADLKRPIIWNGAIAGEEAHLRACTIARGARVDRRAHVLEGAVVGPLSTVGEEAQVNPGVRVWPSKKIESGAILNINLIWGAMAQRNLFGHRGVSGLANVDITPEFAVKLGAAYGATLKPGVQVMVSRDQRSISRMVSRSLVSGLMSVGVNVQNLEATSIPIARLMAPILNVSGGIHVRVHPDRPDHVLIEFFDDKGINLSKSKEKKIEGAYFKEDFRRCRVEEIGQISYPSRTLEYYSTGFERHLNVRAVRSSKARVVIDYAYALSGAVLPQLMGKFGCDAVVLNASLSQIAPTVEEREKLLDQLGRVVEALGATFGVQVSGNGEQFVLVDDTGALVRSEILTALMVDMALTANPRSTVVVPVHVSGAVEQIARRHDGQVIRTKASPTAIMETCYEAANVVLGGSAEMGFIFPELHPGYDAMFGVAKIIEFLTVQERTLAQIRTDLPRIYHRAQVVRCPWSAKGALMRHLVETHSADQIELVDGVKIFDPYLADSWLLVLPDAGDPLVHIYANSADRTWVEENNRKYRTLVQNFIHHSQDAED; this is encoded by the coding sequence ATGCGAGCAGTGCTGATGGCGGGGGGCTCGGGAACGCGTCTGCGTCCTCTCACCTGTGACCTACCCAAACCAATGGTGCCGGTGCTCAACCGCCCTATTGCCGAGCACATTATTAATCTGCTCAAGCGTCACAGTATTACTGAGGTGATCGCTACCCTGCATTATCTACCAGATGTGATGCGGGACTACTTCCAAGACGGCACCGACTTTGGCGTGCAGATGACCTATGCCGTGGAGGAAGATAAGCCTCTAGGCACCGCCGGCTGTGTGAAAAATATTGGCAGCTTGCTGGACGACACCTTCCTGGTGATTAGCGGCGATAGCATTACTGATTTTGATCTGACCGCAGCCATTCGCTTCCATCGTGAGCGCGGTTCTAAAGCAACTTTGATCTTGACGCGCGTGAACGAACCGATGGAGTTCGGCGTGGTGATTACCGATGTGGAGGGACGAATCACCCGCTTCTTAGAAAAGCCTTCTAGCAGCGAAATCTTTTCAGACACGGTCAACACCGGCACCTACATTTTGGAGCCCGAGGTGTTGAGCTACTTGCGGGCCAACGAAGAGTCTGACTTCTCAAAGGACTTGTTTCCCTTGCTCCTGGCAAAGGACGAGCCGATGTACGGCTATGTAGCTGAAGGCTATTGGTGTGATGTCGGCAGCTTAGACACCTATCGGCAGGCCCAGTACGACGGCTTGATGGGCAAGGTGAAGATCGAGTTTGCCTATCCAGAGCGTTCTCCGGGGGTGTATGTCGGCTCTAACACCTCAATTCATGGGGAGGCTCTACTAGAACCACCCGTTTTGATCGGAGATAACTGTCGCATCGGGGCTCGGGCTCAGCTGAGCGCAGGTACGGTGGTCGGAGACAACGTCACGATTGGTGCTGATGCGGATCTGAAGCGCCCAATTATCTGGAACGGGGCAATTGCCGGTGAAGAGGCTCATCTACGGGCTTGCACGATTGCAAGAGGGGCGCGGGTAGACCGACGGGCTCATGTCCTCGAAGGGGCTGTGGTCGGGCCTTTGTCCACCGTGGGGGAAGAAGCTCAGGTCAACCCAGGTGTGAGGGTTTGGCCTAGCAAGAAGATTGAATCGGGGGCAATTCTCAATATCAATTTGATCTGGGGCGCGATGGCCCAGCGCAACCTGTTTGGCCATCGGGGTGTCTCCGGTTTGGCCAATGTCGATATCACGCCTGAGTTTGCCGTGAAGTTGGGGGCAGCCTATGGCGCGACCCTTAAACCCGGAGTTCAGGTCATGGTGTCGCGCGACCAGCGCAGCATTTCACGGATGGTGTCTCGGTCGCTAGTCTCTGGCTTGATGTCGGTGGGAGTGAACGTCCAAAACCTGGAGGCGACTTCAATTCCAATTGCCCGCCTAATGGCACCGATTTTGAATGTGTCTGGCGGCATTCATGTGCGGGTCCATCCTGACCGTCCAGATCATGTTCTGATCGAGTTTTTCGACGACAAGGGCATTAATCTCTCCAAGTCCAAAGAGAAAAAGATTGAAGGCGCTTACTTCAAAGAAGACTTCCGCCGCTGTCGGGTTGAGGAGATTGGCCAGATTAGCTATCCCTCGCGCACGTTGGAATACTACAGCACAGGTTTCGAGCGGCACTTGAATGTGCGGGCGGTGCGCTCCAGCAAGGCACGGGTGGTGATCGACTATGCCTATGCCTTATCTGGAGCGGTGCTACCGCAATTGATGGGTAAGTTTGGCTGCGATGCGGTGGTGCTCAATGCCAGCCTCTCGCAGATTGCACCGACAGTCGAAGAGCGCGAAAAGCTGCTAGATCAGTTAGGTCGGGTGGTAGAGGCCTTGGGTGCAACCTTTGGCGTGCAGGTTTCGGGCAACGGCGAACAGTTTGTCTTAGTGGACGATACGGGTGCGCTGGTTCGCAGTGAGATTCTGACCGCGCTGATGGTGGATATGGCCCTGACGGCTAACCCTCGCAGTACAGTGGTGGTGCCGGTTCATGTTTCGGGTGCGGTAGAGCAGATTGCCCGTCGCCACGATGGTCAAGTAATCCGCACCAAGGCCAGTCCTACGGCAATTATGGAAACTTGCTACGAGGCGGCTAACGTGGTGCTGGGTGGTTCAGCAGAGATGGGCTTTATCTTCCCAGAGCTGCACCCAGGCTATGACGCGATGTTTGGAGTTGCCAAGATTATCGAGTTCCTGACTGTGCAGGAGCGGACTCTGGCCCAGATTCGCACCGATTTGCCTCGGATCTACCATCGGGCTCAGGTGGTTCGTTGCCCTTGGAGCGCCAAGGGAGCCCTGATGCGCCACTTAGTCGAAACTCACTCAGCTGATCAAATAGAGCTAGTGGATGGCGTCAAGATTTTCGACCCTTACTTAGCGGATAGCTGGCTGCTGGTCCTGCCTGATGCAGGCGACCCTCTGGTTCACATCTATGCCAACAGCGCTGACCGCACCTGGGTTGAGGAAAATAACCGTAAATACCGCACCTTAGTGCAGAACTTCATCCACCACTCTCAAGACGCCGAGGATTAG